Genomic window (Candidatus Atribacteria bacterium):
TAAATATGTTGCAGCATTCCCTTCCAAAACAGGACCAAACATTGTTCAAGTTTATGAAGTAGGAACTCAGACTATGATTGATAGTGGTGCCATTACTCCTGTCTATGAAATACCTGGAATGTTGGGAGAAACCTGGGATTGGGCACAATATGTAATCCCTATTACTAATTACTATTCAGTTGAAGGGAAGCTTTGGTCTATGCCTTTCAACTCCTCTACTGCTATGCTGTATTATAATAAAGATCTTTTCAAGGCGGCTGGTCTTGATCCGAATAAACCACCCACAACCTGGAAAGAGATGGAAGAATATGGAGACAAATTACTGGCAAGCGGCTTAGTTGACCATGTCTATTCCACTGGTTGGCCAGATTGGATTTTCGAACAAGCACTGGCTATTCATGACCACCTTTATGCAGATAATGATAACGGACGGTCTGGATTAGCGAAAAAAGTGGTCTTTAACGATGATTTTGGTCTCATGGTTTTTGATACTTGGACAAGGCTGCACAAGAAAGGAATTTATATCTTTGGTGGAGCAGAATACTCAGCGAATTCAGCTTTTAATTCTGGCCAGATCGCCATGCTTATTCAATCAACTTCTTCGCTTGCAGGTATTATAAAAGCCGCTCAATTTGAAGTGGGCACCAGCTTCTATCCCCGTTTCGAGGGGTATCCAATAGGAAATTCTATTATCGGAGGCGGAAGCCTTTGGGTTACCAAAGGACAAAGTGAGGAAGAGCTTCGCGGTGTTTGGGAATTCCTTAAGTTTCTTGGCCAAAAAGAAAATGCTATCAAGTGGCACAAAGGCACCGGATACTTTCCAGTGAGCGTAGCCGCACTTAAAGATCTTTTGGATGAGGGTTGGTTCTCTGCAGACCAAGCTTTCCTTACCGCTTTCCTTCAGATTCTTTCCGGAAAAAGAG
Coding sequences:
- a CDS encoding ABC transporter substrate-binding protein, whose protein sequence is MNAKKSFLIIIVLALCLLLSAGAAMAEPVTITFWHAMSGSRLGVLESIIEDFNISQPDYVVKPLFTGSYAETLTKYVAAFPSKTGPNIVQVYEVGTQTMIDSGAITPVYEIPGMLGETWDWAQYVIPITNYYSVEGKLWSMPFNSSTAMLYYNKDLFKAAGLDPNKPPTTWKEMEEYGDKLLASGLVDHVYSTGWPDWIFEQALAIHDHLYADNDNGRSGLAKKVVFNDDFGLMVFDTWTRLHKKGIYIFGGAEYSANSAFNSGQIAMLIQSTSSLAGIIKAAQFEVGTSFYPRFEGYPIGNSIIGGGSLWVTKGQSEEELRGVWEFLKFLGQKENAIKWHKGTGYFPVSVAALKDLLDEGWFSADQAFLTAFLQILSGKRDTAASTGVRLGPFVAMREIFVSSLEKSLSGQLSPQEALNEAEEKMNLLLKDYAELYGK